In Maridesulfovibrio sp., the following proteins share a genomic window:
- a CDS encoding YciI family protein: MFIIDLTYKVDLDTVDAHLKAHVEYLKEQYKRGVFVASGRKVPRTGGVILARCESQSALAEILALDPFKQNGVADYVVTEFVPSMTADGLELLKE; the protein is encoded by the coding sequence ATGTTTATTATTGATCTTACTTACAAGGTTGATCTTGATACCGTAGATGCCCATCTTAAAGCTCATGTTGAATACCTTAAGGAACAGTATAAGCGGGGTGTCTTTGTGGCTTCTGGGCGGAAAGTTCCACGTACAGGCGGTGTGATTCTAGCCCGCTGCGAGTCCCAAAGTGCTCTTGCGGAAATACTCGCTCTTGATCCCTTCAAGCAAAATGGGGTCGCCGATTACGTGGTAACAGAATTTGTACCGTCTATGACAGCTGATGGGCTGGAACTTTTGAAGGAATAA